From one Flavobacterium sp. N502536 genomic stretch:
- a CDS encoding iron chaperone, with translation METKKPENIDAYIGGFPNEVQEVLEKIRMTIQEAAPDAKEKISYAMPAFEQNGIVVYFAAFKNHIGLYALPSGHAAFNEELSKYKSGKGSVQFPLNEPMPYDLIAKIVKFRVKENLEKVKKK, from the coding sequence ATGGAAACCAAGAAACCCGAAAACATCGATGCTTATATTGGCGGTTTTCCGAATGAGGTGCAGGAGGTTCTGGAAAAGATTCGAATGACCATTCAGGAAGCAGCTCCCGATGCCAAAGAAAAAATAAGTTATGCCATGCCGGCTTTTGAACAAAACGGAATCGTAGTGTATTTTGCTGCGTTCAAAAATCATATCGGACTTTATGCTTTGCCCAGCGGACATGCTGCTTTTAACGAAGAATTATCCAAATACAAATCCGGAAAAGGTTCGGTACAATTTCCGTTGAATGAGCCTATGCCTTATGATTTGATTGCCAAAATTGTAAAATTCAGGGTGAAAGAAAATCTCGAAAAAGTAAAAAAGAAATAA
- a CDS encoding cation:proton antiporter — translation MIEFFRHFLQEFELPLSNPVLIFSLILFIILLSPILLKKINIPGIIGLIISGVIIGPHGLNILAKNSAVDLFSTIGLLYIMFIAGLELDMNEFKANRNKSLLFGFFTFIFPLTIGFPVCFYLLNYDFNASFLTASMFATHTLVAYPIVSKLGIAKNQAVAITVGGTILTDTAVLIILAVIMGSSQGNLNQAFWIKLTVSLAIFSAIMFLVIPRIAKWFFKKLESEKHAHYIFVLSVVFFAAFLAEVAGVEPIIGAFVAGLALNPLIPHSSALMNRIEFIGNALFIPFFLISVGMLVDISVILSGPTALIVAGTLSVVAIFGKWIAAFFTQIVFRYTKTERQLIFGLSSAHAAATLAVILVGFKAKILDENILNGTIILILITCIVASFATEKAAKKIAICEEEVSNEDANGDQILDEHILIPLAKTSATASLLDFALLIKDKKSSNPVTLLTIVPNNDQAEINILNYRKAVDKFVIQGSASEVKINTIARIDHNPASGIARTSKEIMSDIVIVGWPRKTGFLDKIFGENVDSIINNVDKCLFICRFQKTFIEEKRLVFICPPFSERGVGFHLLLQKISRLSQELSIPIVIYSEYKTHEAILQIATKLKLNAKLGFKSILNWEDFESISDEIKPTDLIVFNLSRKGSVSYQSIFDKLPQKFEKSFSDNNLILVYAQDDRKETAMDAYEDFTATPLTKGLEAIEQIGRGLGNILKKG, via the coding sequence ATGATAGAATTTTTCAGGCATTTTTTACAAGAATTCGAATTACCACTCAGCAATCCAGTATTGATTTTTTCTTTGATACTTTTCATCATTCTCTTGTCACCTATTTTACTCAAAAAAATAAACATTCCCGGAATTATCGGGCTTATCATTTCAGGAGTAATTATTGGACCTCACGGATTGAATATTCTGGCAAAAAACTCGGCCGTTGATTTATTTTCTACAATCGGACTTTTATATATCATGTTTATTGCTGGTCTGGAATTGGACATGAACGAGTTTAAAGCCAATAGAAATAAGAGTTTATTGTTTGGCTTTTTCACCTTTATTTTTCCATTAACGATCGGGTTTCCGGTTTGTTTTTACCTGCTGAATTACGATTTTAACGCAAGTTTTTTAACCGCAAGTATGTTTGCGACCCACACTTTGGTAGCCTATCCGATTGTGAGCAAACTGGGAATCGCAAAGAATCAGGCAGTAGCTATTACGGTTGGCGGAACTATTTTGACCGATACGGCCGTTTTAATTATTCTGGCAGTGATTATGGGAAGCAGTCAGGGAAATTTAAATCAGGCTTTCTGGATCAAACTAACGGTTTCATTAGCCATTTTCTCGGCCATCATGTTTTTGGTTATTCCGAGAATAGCAAAATGGTTCTTTAAAAAATTAGAAAGTGAAAAACACGCCCATTATATTTTTGTGCTTTCAGTGGTGTTTTTTGCAGCGTTTTTGGCAGAAGTAGCTGGGGTAGAGCCAATCATAGGAGCATTCGTTGCCGGTTTAGCTCTAAACCCTTTAATTCCGCATTCGTCAGCTTTAATGAACAGAATTGAATTTATAGGAAATGCCTTGTTCATTCCGTTTTTCCTGATCTCAGTGGGGATGCTGGTAGACATCAGCGTGATCCTGAGCGGACCAACGGCTCTGATTGTAGCCGGAACACTGAGTGTTGTTGCTATTTTTGGAAAATGGATTGCTGCTTTTTTTACACAAATCGTTTTTAGATATACCAAAACCGAAAGACAGCTTATTTTTGGATTGAGTAGTGCGCATGCCGCAGCAACTCTGGCCGTTATTCTGGTTGGATTTAAAGCAAAAATATTAGACGAAAACATACTAAACGGGACCATTATTTTAATCCTGATTACGTGTATTGTGGCCTCTTTTGCCACAGAAAAAGCGGCTAAAAAGATTGCTATTTGCGAAGAAGAAGTTTCAAATGAAGATGCCAACGGCGATCAGATTTTAGACGAGCATATTTTAATTCCTTTAGCCAAAACGTCAGCTACAGCCAGTTTGTTAGATTTTGCACTTTTGATAAAAGATAAAAAATCGTCTAATCCGGTGACGCTGTTAACGATTGTTCCGAATAATGATCAGGCGGAAATTAATATCTTAAACTACCGAAAAGCAGTTGATAAATTTGTGATTCAGGGCTCGGCTTCCGAAGTAAAAATCAACACCATTGCCCGAATTGACCACAATCCGGCAAGTGGAATTGCAAGAACTTCCAAAGAAATCATGTCGGATATCGTGATAGTAGGCTGGCCAAGAAAAACCGGTTTTCTTGATAAAATTTTCGGAGAAAATGTAGATTCGATTATCAACAATGTAGATAAGTGTTTGTTTATCTGCAGGTTTCAAAAGACCTTTATTGAAGAAAAAAGACTGGTTTTCATCTGTCCGCCTTTTTCCGAAAGAGGGGTTGGATTTCACCTGCTTTTGCAGAAGATTTCCAGATTGTCGCAGGAACTAAGCATTCCGATTGTCATTTATTCCGAATACAAAACGCATGAGGCCATTTTGCAGATTGCAACCAAATTGAAGTTAAATGCCAAATTAGGTTTTAAAAGTATTTTGAACTGGGAAGATTTTGAATCGATCTCGGATGAAATTAAACCGACCGATCTGATCGTTTTCAATTTGTCCAGAAAAGGATCTGTGTCGTACCAATCGATTTTTGATAAATTGCCGCAGAAATTTGAAAAATCATTCAGCGATAACAATCTGATTTTGGTTTATGCACAAGACGATCGTAAGGAGACTGCCATGGATGCGTATGAAGATTTCACCGCAACACCATTAACCAAAGGTCTTGAAGCCATTGAGCAAATTGGCCGTGGTTTGGGGAATATTCTGAAGAAAGGATAA
- a CDS encoding DUF1772 domain-containing protein has product MDTFITDTKTVTLLLATLFTGLLAGIFFTWGNAVTPGIGKLDDIGYLRAFQNMNRAIQNPLFFLVLFGPLLFSFAAAYGYKSDTILLKLTLTAALIYFAGVILVTIIGNVPLNKILDKADLLHISIEQAALLRSKFEAKWNNLHLIRIIASLISFSLLIISCLLKNNTVR; this is encoded by the coding sequence ATGGATACTTTTATTACAGATACTAAAACCGTTACACTACTGCTGGCCACCTTATTTACAGGCCTTTTAGCCGGTATATTTTTTACCTGGGGCAACGCTGTGACGCCGGGAATTGGAAAACTTGATGACATCGGTTATCTCAGGGCTTTTCAGAACATGAATCGTGCGATCCAAAATCCTTTATTTTTTCTGGTTCTTTTTGGCCCGTTATTGTTTTCTTTTGCAGCTGCTTATGGTTATAAATCAGATACTATTCTTTTAAAACTGACGCTGACTGCTGCCCTTATCTATTTCGCCGGTGTTATTCTTGTGACCATTATCGGAAACGTCCCTCTTAATAAAATTCTTGACAAAGCAGATCTGCTTCATATTTCAATCGAGCAGGCAGCCCTTTTAAGAAGTAAATTTGAAGCAAAATGGAACAATCTTCACCTTATCCGAATCATTGCTTCCTTAATTTCTTTTTCACTTTTGATCATTAGCTGCTTGCTAAAAAACAATACCGTTCGTTAA
- a CDS encoding VOC family protein, with protein sequence MNHKATSIRPFIGAKDFEISRSFYRDLGFEEGVLDPKFSVFKIGDLAFYLQDYYDKSWNENTMIFLEVEDVDYYYNQLLALNLTEKYGVKLTPTVHLDWGSECFLHDPSGVLWHFGKFNK encoded by the coding sequence ATGAATCACAAAGCAACATCCATTCGTCCTTTTATCGGAGCCAAAGATTTTGAAATTTCCAGAAGTTTTTATCGGGATTTAGGTTTTGAGGAAGGCGTTTTAGACCCTAAGTTTTCTGTTTTTAAAATTGGTGATTTAGCCTTTTATCTTCAGGATTATTACGATAAAAGCTGGAATGAAAACACCATGATTTTTTTGGAAGTGGAAGATGTTGATTACTATTATAATCAGCTGTTAGCACTTAATTTAACTGAAAAATACGGTGTAAAATTAACCCCGACCGTCCATTTAGACTGGGGAAGCGAATGTTTCCTGCACGACCCTTCGGGTGTTTTGTGGCATTTTGGGAAGTTTAATAAGTAA
- a CDS encoding DUF2625 domain-containing protein → MTQKLLMTTVILITFFAGAQNKMKTTEELIDKKEPGWAIVEAGIKKAKNKVEILPVDALKAKDALYKTQVTTRSPMGAIVFMTGGLLIDDGWIRILGSGSSKFNRSLPDWNQGKSFKEFGENPGFLLIADDAIGGFYLLNGGGLGSDLGKIYYFSPDSLEYEQLDVTYSEFLEFCFNNDLDKFYSGSRWEGWREEVSKIKGDDVFNFYPFLWTKAGSDINKTSRKVISIQEQYNLNLDLRKQLGFDK, encoded by the coding sequence ATGACACAAAAACTGTTAATGACTACGGTGATTTTGATCACTTTTTTTGCAGGTGCACAAAACAAAATGAAAACTACAGAAGAACTTATAGATAAAAAAGAACCCGGCTGGGCGATAGTAGAAGCAGGGATTAAAAAGGCAAAAAATAAAGTAGAGATTTTGCCTGTCGATGCACTAAAAGCAAAGGATGCCTTGTATAAAACGCAGGTAACGACACGCTCGCCAATGGGAGCAATTGTTTTTATGACTGGTGGACTTTTGATCGATGACGGCTGGATTCGGATTCTGGGATCAGGAAGTTCAAAATTCAACCGTAGTCTTCCCGATTGGAATCAGGGTAAATCCTTTAAAGAATTTGGAGAAAACCCCGGTTTTTTGTTAATCGCCGATGATGCAATTGGAGGTTTTTATTTGTTGAATGGTGGTGGACTGGGAAGTGATTTAGGTAAAATTTATTACTTTTCTCCGGATAGTCTTGAATACGAACAGCTGGATGTTACGTACTCGGAGTTTTTAGAATTCTGTTTTAACAACGACCTCGATAAGTTTTATTCGGGGAGCAGATGGGAAGGATGGAGAGAAGAAGTTTCGAAAATAAAAGGAGACGACGTTTTTAATTTTTACCCTTTTCTTTGGACGAAGGCAGGAAGCGATATCAATAAAACTTCGCGAAAAGTCATTTCAATTCAGGAACAATACAATTTAAATCTGGATTTGCGCAAACAGCTTGGTTTTGATAAATAG
- a CDS encoding SMI1/KNR4 family protein produces MEDLEKIIAKYSFPKRDTASHVKIDDVEFYANLKLPEDYVFYLKNYFGIDQFIGVEFINLWSLEEIIETNKGYHIVEKMTGTIGIGSNGSGEFIGIEIDQFDQVKIILSPFMDLNSKYNTEIGKSFTDFLVRLDHKIEWFS; encoded by the coding sequence ATGGAGGACTTAGAAAAAATAATTGCAAAATATAGTTTTCCGAAGAGAGATACAGCTAGTCATGTTAAAATTGATGATGTTGAGTTTTATGCCAATTTAAAACTTCCGGAAGATTATGTCTTTTATCTTAAAAACTATTTTGGGATTGATCAATTTATTGGTGTGGAATTTATAAACCTTTGGAGTTTAGAAGAAATTATCGAAACCAACAAAGGTTACCATATAGTTGAAAAAATGACCGGAACGATTGGAATTGGCTCCAACGGAAGCGGAGAATTTATTGGGATTGAAATAGATCAATTTGATCAGGTAAAAATAATTCTTTCGCCTTTTATGGATTTGAATAGCAAATACAATACTGAAATAGGGAAATCATTTACAGACTTTCTCGTTCGTCTGGACCATAAAATTGAATGGTTTTCTTAA
- a CDS encoding SRPBCC family protein: MKTENNHFSKAEMLIRKPVSEVFQAFIDPEITSKFWFTKGSGKLVQDTTTEWTWEMYDFSLTVTTHVLEENKKIEIEWGNGNETTIVEWIFSPLNDNETFVSITNSGLKGDSDKIIDQVRNSTEGFTLVLAGAKAYLEHNIQLNLVLDRFPKGLE; the protein is encoded by the coding sequence ATGAAAACAGAAAACAACCACTTCTCAAAAGCCGAAATGCTAATAAGAAAACCTGTTTCAGAAGTTTTTCAGGCTTTTATCGATCCGGAAATTACCAGTAAATTTTGGTTTACAAAAGGCTCCGGAAAACTAGTGCAAGACACCACAACTGAATGGACCTGGGAAATGTATGATTTTTCACTAACCGTAACCACTCATGTTTTAGAGGAGAATAAAAAAATCGAAATCGAATGGGGAAACGGTAACGAAACCACTATCGTAGAATGGATATTCAGTCCGTTAAACGATAATGAAACCTTTGTCAGCATTACAAATTCAGGTTTAAAAGGAGATTCCGATAAAATCATCGATCAGGTTCGAAATTCAACTGAAGGTTTTACATTAGTTTTGGCCGGTGCAAAAGCGTACTTAGAACATAATATCCAACTGAATTTAGTTTTGGACCGATTTCCTAAAGGATTGGAATAA
- a CDS encoding L-serine ammonia-lyase has product MEECISVFDMLKIGVGPSSSHTLGPWRAAERFLEELKDESILDQIKRVKVDLYGSLSLTGKGHATDLSVMLGLSGQDPEYIPVENIAGIIKNIEEQNEIILANEYKVPFYFLQDIVFNKDFLPFHANGLKFTAYKADDSEYESTFYSIGGGFVVKEERTNAKIKEVIKCAFPFPIQNAVELLNYTVTENKSISEIVYENEKSMRPEPEIHSELMRIWHTMLECMYIGCHSEGILPGGLNVRRRAFDMHQNLIGLSNYSDPQSWLEEIRKTEVKFRQILKWVSCFALAVNEVNASLGRVVTAPTNGSAGVIPAVLMYYLVIENHDAGEKEIKQFLMVAGEIGSIFKKGSTISAAMGGCQAEIGVSSSMAAAALCELMGGSPAQVLMAAEIAMEHHLGLTCDPIGGLVQIPCIERNTMGAIKAINAAELALETDSKNAKVPLDKVINTMWQTAKDMNSKYKETSEGGLAIAVNMADC; this is encoded by the coding sequence ATGGAAGAATGTATCTCAGTTTTTGATATGCTTAAAATTGGCGTTGGTCCCTCAAGTTCACATACTTTAGGGCCATGGAGAGCCGCAGAACGTTTTTTGGAAGAGCTGAAAGACGAATCAATTTTAGACCAGATTAAACGTGTAAAAGTCGATTTATACGGATCACTTTCCTTAACCGGAAAAGGTCATGCTACCGATTTATCGGTGATGCTGGGATTAAGCGGGCAAGACCCCGAATACATTCCGGTGGAAAATATTGCCGGAATTATAAAAAACATTGAAGAGCAAAACGAAATTATTCTGGCTAATGAATATAAAGTTCCGTTCTACTTTCTTCAGGACATTGTATTCAATAAAGACTTCCTTCCTTTTCATGCCAACGGATTAAAGTTCACGGCTTATAAAGCCGACGATTCTGAATATGAATCTACTTTTTATTCGATTGGAGGAGGATTTGTTGTTAAAGAGGAACGTACAAATGCCAAAATCAAGGAGGTCATCAAATGCGCCTTCCCTTTCCCGATTCAAAATGCTGTTGAGCTTTTAAATTATACGGTTACCGAAAACAAATCGATTTCTGAGATTGTTTACGAAAACGAAAAATCAATGCGTCCTGAGCCCGAAATTCACTCCGAATTAATGCGCATCTGGCATACCATGTTAGAGTGTATGTACATTGGCTGCCATTCTGAAGGAATTCTGCCAGGCGGTCTAAATGTTCGCAGACGTGCTTTTGACATGCATCAGAATTTAATCGGACTGTCTAACTATTCCGATCCGCAAAGCTGGCTGGAAGAAATTAGAAAAACCGAAGTGAAATTCCGTCAGATCTTAAAATGGGTAAGCTGTTTTGCACTAGCTGTAAATGAAGTGAATGCTTCTTTGGGCCGTGTAGTTACTGCACCTACCAATGGAAGTGCTGGTGTAATTCCGGCCGTTTTAATGTATTATCTGGTAATTGAAAACCATGATGCAGGCGAAAAAGAAATCAAACAATTCCTAATGGTTGCCGGAGAAATTGGAAGTATTTTCAAAAAAGGATCAACCATATCAGCAGCAATGGGAGGCTGTCAGGCAGAGATTGGCGTTTCGTCATCGATGGCCGCAGCAGCACTTTGCGAATTAATGGGCGGATCTCCTGCTCAGGTTTTAATGGCTGCCGAAATTGCAATGGAACATCACTTAGGATTAACCTGTGACCCTATTGGTGGTTTGGTTCAGATTCCATGTATCGAAAGAAATACAATGGGAGCCATAAAAGCCATTAATGCTGCCGAACTGGCCCTTGAAACCGATTCTAAAAACGCAAAAGTGCCTTTAGATAAAGTGATCAACACCATGTGGCAAACAGCTAAAGACATGAATTCTAAATACAAAGAAACCTCTGAAGGCGGATTGGCAATTGCCGTAAACATGGCGGATTGCTAA